A stretch of Mucilaginibacter terrae DNA encodes these proteins:
- a CDS encoding SusC/RagA family TonB-linked outer membrane protein produces the protein MRKNYLKNFALVCLLLVFSGFAFAQTGGITGKVVDEKSEPLPGVSIVITGTTQGTVTGPDGVYRISNIKAGSYTLSAQFIGYEKISKAVTVTNGATATTDFQLVPDNKALGEVVVIGYGTQTRKEVTGAISTVSSKDFQKGTTTTPAELIQGKIAGVSVTTNSGQPGAGATIRIRQGASLNASNDPLIVIDGVPVSNNAISGASNPLALINPDDIETFTVLKDASSTAIYGSRASNGVILITTKKGTAGTPQFTFSTKNAIASMRNKIDVLSADEVRNYVRNYDAANGTNRSSFLGSANTDWQNEIYQKAFTSDNNFSVSGTTHKLPYRLSVGYLDANGLLKTDRLQRTTAAIRLSPKFFNDALKLDFNVNGTYAKSRFGNQDAIGAAIAFDPTQPVYKTGSPFNGYNEWYATTGGTVVLNPNAPRNPVALLNDKTDQYETYRSFGNFTADYRFPFLTGLRANLNLGYDLSKGAGSVFVPATAAQAYANAGSSYQSHQKNYNTTGEFYLNYVTDVKSIKSNINATAGYGYYDFRTVNRNYPRYNAAGVLLAGSTPVFAFDVPQYTLESYYGRLIYTFDTKYIFAGSIRTDGVSRFSPDQRWGVFPSAAFTWRISDEDFLKSSRTVSDLKLRVSYGITGQQDLGNDYLYRYLPTYFVSNNDSQYQFGNQFYNMYTPSFYDSNLKWETTATTNVGFDFGFLNQRISGSVDAYYKNTKDLLSYIFLPAGTNFTNGLVTNVGNMVNRGIELNLNFVPVKTQDINWTVNYNIAYNHNKITNLSATGVNDSSVGNSVGGITGGTGTNVQIQSVGYSPNAFYVYQQVYDQKTGKPLQGVFVDQNKDGVINNSDLYHYKSPFPKYIMGFSTNFNYKKWSVSTVLRANIGNYMYNNVASNLGTQNTIISTAGNLNNNASRDLLNTGFTNSTYLSDYYVQNASFLRMDNVGLNYSFGKVFKGSGLKLNVGANVQNVFVLTKYKGLDPEISGGIDNTFYPRPRTYTLSLNLGF, from the coding sequence ATGAGAAAGAACTATCTCAAAAATTTTGCCCTTGTTTGTTTGCTGCTCGTTTTTTCGGGCTTTGCATTTGCGCAAACAGGCGGCATAACCGGCAAAGTGGTCGACGAAAAAAGCGAGCCTCTACCCGGTGTAAGTATTGTTATTACCGGTACCACACAAGGTACCGTAACCGGCCCCGATGGTGTATACCGCATCAGTAATATCAAGGCAGGCAGCTACACGCTATCGGCCCAGTTTATAGGCTACGAGAAAATTAGCAAAGCAGTTACCGTAACCAACGGTGCCACCGCCACAACCGATTTTCAACTGGTGCCCGATAATAAGGCATTGGGCGAAGTGGTGGTTATTGGCTACGGTACCCAAACCCGTAAAGAAGTAACCGGTGCTATTTCAACCGTATCGTCAAAAGATTTTCAGAAAGGAACCACCACTACCCCTGCCGAGTTAATTCAGGGTAAAATAGCGGGTGTATCGGTTACAACCAACAGCGGTCAGCCGGGTGCAGGAGCCACTATCCGTATTCGCCAGGGAGCATCTTTGAATGCCAGTAACGACCCCTTGATCGTTATCGATGGTGTGCCGGTGAGCAACAATGCCATTTCGGGCGCTTCGAACCCTTTGGCGCTCATTAACCCCGATGATATTGAGACGTTTACGGTATTAAAAGATGCATCATCAACCGCTATTTACGGTTCGAGGGCATCAAACGGTGTAATTTTAATTACCACCAAAAAAGGCACTGCCGGTACGCCGCAGTTTACCTTCTCAACCAAAAATGCCATTGCATCTATGCGTAATAAAATCGATGTTTTATCGGCAGATGAAGTGCGCAATTATGTCCGCAATTATGATGCAGCTAATGGCACTAACCGTTCATCATTTTTAGGTAGCGCCAATACCGACTGGCAAAACGAAATTTATCAGAAAGCTTTTACCTCTGATAACAACTTCAGCGTATCGGGCACCACGCACAAATTACCTTACCGCCTTTCGGTAGGTTATTTAGATGCTAACGGTTTATTAAAAACCGATCGCTTACAACGTACTACAGCAGCTATCCGTTTAAGTCCTAAGTTTTTTAACGATGCCTTGAAATTGGATTTTAATGTAAACGGCACCTACGCAAAAAGCCGCTTTGGCAACCAGGATGCTATTGGTGCAGCCATTGCATTTGACCCAACCCAACCGGTTTATAAAACAGGCAGCCCTTTTAACGGCTATAACGAGTGGTATGCTACTACCGGAGGAACCGTAGTGCTTAACCCTAACGCGCCCCGTAACCCGGTGGCTTTATTAAATGATAAAACCGACCAGTACGAGACTTACCGCAGCTTTGGTAACTTTACGGCCGATTACCGTTTTCCATTCCTGACCGGGTTAAGAGCTAACTTAAATTTAGGTTACGACCTTTCAAAAGGCGCGGGCAGCGTGTTTGTTCCGGCTACCGCAGCCCAGGCTTATGCTAATGCCGGCTCCAGCTATCAATCGCACCAAAAAAATTATAATACAACCGGCGAGTTTTACCTCAACTACGTTACCGATGTTAAATCGATAAAAAGCAACATCAACGCAACTGCCGGTTACGGTTACTACGACTTCCGTACAGTAAACCGCAATTATCCTCGGTACAATGCAGCGGGTGTGCTGTTAGCGGGTTCAACCCCGGTATTTGCTTTTGATGTTCCGCAATACACGCTCGAATCGTACTACGGACGTTTGATATACACTTTTGATACCAAGTACATATTTGCAGGTTCAATTCGTACCGACGGCGTTTCGCGCTTTTCGCCCGATCAACGTTGGGGGGTATTTCCATCGGCGGCCTTTACCTGGCGCATCAGCGATGAAGATTTCCTAAAGTCATCAAGAACAGTATCTGATTTAAAACTGCGTGTGAGCTACGGTATTACCGGTCAGCAAGATTTAGGTAACGATTACCTGTACCGTTACCTGCCAACCTACTTTGTGAGCAATAACGACTCGCAATATCAATTTGGTAACCAGTTTTACAACATGTATACGCCATCGTTTTACGATTCAAATTTGAAATGGGAAACTACCGCAACAACCAACGTAGGCTTCGATTTTGGTTTCCTGAACCAGCGTATTAGCGGTAGCGTTGATGCTTATTACAAAAACACCAAAGACCTGTTATCATACATCTTCCTGCCTGCAGGTACCAACTTTACCAATGGCCTGGTTACCAATGTGGGTAACATGGTTAACCGTGGTATTGAGCTGAATTTAAACTTTGTACCGGTAAAAACGCAGGATATTAACTGGACCGTAAACTACAACATCGCTTACAACCATAACAAAATTACCAACCTATCAGCAACCGGTGTTAATGATAGTTCGGTAGGTAACTCAGTAGGTGGTATTACCGGTGGTACAGGTACCAACGTTCAAATACAGTCGGTTGGTTACTCGCCTAATGCATTTTATGTGTACCAGCAGGTTTACGACCAAAAAACAGGTAAGCCGTTACAAGGGGTATTTGTTGACCAAAACAAAGATGGCGTTATTAATAACAGCGATCTGTACCACTACAAATCGCCTTTCCCTAAGTACATTATGGGTTTCAGCACCAATTTTAATTACAAAAAATGGTCGGTCTCAACAGTACTGCGCGCTAATATTGGCAACTACATGTACAATAACGTGGCCTCAAACCTGGGTACACAAAATACCATCATCAGCACGGCAGGCAACCTAAATAATAATGCCAGCCGCGATCTGCTGAACACCGGTTTTACCAACAGTACTTACCTGTCTGATTATTACGTTCAAAACGCGTCGTTCCTGCGTATGGATAATGTGGGCCTGAACTACAGTTTTGGTAAAGTTTTCAAAGGATCAGGTTTAAAACTTAACGTAGGCGCCAACGTGCAAAACGTGTTTGTATTGACCAAGTATAAAGGACTTGACCCTGAAATTTCGGGCGGTATTGATAACACGTTCTACCCTCGTCCGCGCACTTATACCCTGAGCTTAAACCTTGGCTTTTAA
- a CDS encoding RagB/SusD family nutrient uptake outer membrane protein, producing the protein MKKNIWKNLGMAVLVSAALVSCKKDLDRTPTNATTANDVYSTPLGYKQSLAKVYGAFALTSSVGADKSDLGGIDAGTSDFIRLYWSAQEWTTEEALCAWNNTDVPDFHNLNWGPNNTLLNGLYNRCIYQITVANAYIRESTDDKLASRGITGADADNARKYRAEARFLRAYQYWVLMDLFGNPPYVDETTPIGKYLPEQITRAKLFAYIESELKAIEPALAAPRQNEYGRADQAADWALLARMYLNAEVYLGSGNAKNTEAITYASKVIGAGYTLMSSYQRLFLADNNLSNTETILSVNYDGVNTQNYGGTTYIVNAAINSDMNPASFGVPSGGWGGNRSTRNLPLLFADRTGTTDKRAMFYGTNQEISNVNEFTQGLAVTKYKNLLQNGTAAPSTGGTYCSVDFPLFRLAEMYLIYAEATLRGGTGGNTGTALTYVNALRTRAYAGSIAGNITQASLTLNFLLDERGRELYWEGFRRTDLIRYGLFTSATYLWPWKGGIRDGKGVEAYRTLFPIPSSDLNNNPNLKQNTGY; encoded by the coding sequence ATGAAAAAGAATATATGGAAAAATCTGGGTATGGCTGTTTTAGTTTCAGCGGCCCTGGTATCCTGCAAAAAAGACTTAGACCGTACCCCAACCAATGCCACCACGGCCAATGATGTGTACAGTACCCCGCTGGGTTATAAACAATCGCTGGCTAAGGTATATGGCGCATTTGCATTAACCAGCAGTGTAGGTGCCGATAAATCAGACTTAGGTGGTATTGATGCCGGTACGTCAGACTTTATACGCCTGTATTGGAGCGCCCAGGAATGGACCACCGAAGAGGCGCTTTGTGCCTGGAACAATACCGATGTGCCCGACTTTCATAACCTTAACTGGGGACCGAACAATACCTTGCTGAATGGTTTATACAACCGTTGTATATACCAGATTACGGTAGCCAATGCCTATATACGTGAATCGACAGATGATAAGCTGGCCAGCCGTGGTATTACTGGTGCCGATGCCGATAATGCGCGTAAATACCGCGCCGAGGCCCGTTTTTTACGTGCTTACCAATACTGGGTGTTAATGGATTTGTTTGGCAACCCGCCATACGTTGACGAAACCACCCCGATAGGTAAATACCTGCCCGAGCAAATTACCCGTGCTAAATTATTTGCCTACATCGAATCGGAACTAAAAGCTATTGAACCAGCCTTAGCAGCACCCCGCCAAAACGAATATGGCCGTGCCGACCAGGCTGCCGATTGGGCTTTACTGGCCCGTATGTACCTGAATGCCGAGGTTTATTTAGGTAGCGGTAATGCAAAAAACACCGAGGCTATTACTTATGCCAGTAAAGTAATTGGTGCAGGTTATACCTTAATGTCGAGCTACCAACGCCTGTTTTTAGCCGATAATAACCTGAGTAATACCGAAACCATATTATCGGTTAACTACGATGGTGTAAATACGCAAAACTATGGTGGCACAACCTACATTGTAAACGCTGCTATTAATTCTGATATGAACCCTGCCAGCTTTGGTGTACCAAGCGGCGGATGGGGTGGTAACCGCAGCACACGCAACCTGCCATTATTATTTGCCGATCGTACCGGTACTACCGACAAGCGCGCCATGTTTTATGGCACCAACCAGGAAATTAGCAACGTAAACGAATTTACCCAGGGCTTAGCAGTTACCAAGTACAAAAACCTTTTACAAAACGGCACCGCAGCACCATCAACCGGGGGCACTTATTGCTCTGTTGATTTTCCGTTGTTCCGCCTGGCCGAAATGTATTTGATTTATGCTGAGGCTACCCTACGTGGTGGTACCGGAGGCAATACAGGTACTGCATTAACTTATGTAAACGCCCTGCGCACCCGTGCTTACGCTGGCAGTATTGCCGGTAACATAACTCAAGCAAGCCTTACGCTTAACTTTTTGTTAGATGAGCGTGGCCGCGAGTTGTACTGGGAGGGTTTCCGCCGTACCGATTTAATACGTTACGGACTGTTTACCTCGGCTACCTATTTATGGCCATGGAAAGGCGGCATACGCGATGGAAAAGGTGTTGAGGCATACCGTACACTGTTCCCTATCCCGAGCAGCGATTTGAACAACAACCCTAATCTTAAACAAAACACAGGTTATTAA
- a CDS encoding SusE domain-containing protein: protein MKKILFSIMAAGGVMLLLLASCKKDETKVYSSLGNAGTLTASTTSPALSKANGDNVALTFNWGATPVTGSAGTVTYTLQIDKKGNNFKLPREIAAAGTTTSVKVIDLNKALLNLSLAENVSTQVEVRLKSSIAANTDPVYSNVVTLTVTPYSLISYVYVPGGYQGWNPASAPTLASATSNGIYDGTVTVAATVTDFGFKIAPEPNWNLSYGGASGQLSTSGANLAFSGAGTYKLHVDMNALTYTITKQ from the coding sequence ATGAAAAAGATATTGTTTTCAATAATGGCAGCGGGCGGCGTAATGCTGCTCCTGCTGGCATCCTGCAAAAAGGATGAAACCAAAGTTTACTCATCGTTGGGTAATGCCGGAACGCTTACGGCATCAACTACAAGTCCGGCCCTATCCAAAGCTAATGGCGACAATGTAGCTCTTACCTTTAATTGGGGAGCAACACCTGTTACGGGGAGTGCAGGCACGGTTACTTACACCCTGCAGATTGATAAAAAAGGCAACAATTTTAAACTCCCGCGCGAAATTGCGGCAGCAGGTACTACCACCTCGGTTAAGGTAATTGACCTGAACAAGGCCTTGCTTAACCTCAGCCTTGCCGAAAACGTGTCAACCCAGGTTGAAGTGCGTCTTAAATCAAGCATTGCGGCAAATACCGACCCTGTTTACTCAAATGTTGTTACACTTACCGTTACGCCGTATTCGCTCATTTCATACGTGTATGTACCCGGCGGTTACCAGGGCTGGAATCCGGCTTCGGCTCCTACACTGGCATCGGCCACCAGCAATGGTATTTATGATGGCACAGTTACCGTAGCGGCAACCGTTACCGATTTTGGCTTTAAAATAGCCCCCGAGCCTAACTGGAATTTGAGCTACGGTGGCGCAAGCGGCCAATTAAGTACAAGCGGCGCAAACTTAGCGTTCTCAGGTGCGGGCACTTATAAGCTGCATGTTGATATGAATGCGCTTACCTACACCATAACCAAGCAATAA
- a CDS encoding glycoside hydrolase family 31 protein: MKILNKVLPAALLTLCAVAASYAQSPAVKGAGNVNQVQINGQQVKLTTQNAFAEVTVYSPSVIRVRMDKQPLQPDFSYAVIAKPQQTKATINQDNNQLSIITDSLKLVISKKPYAVAFYTPDGKVISEDEKGLTTSWVNESVTTYKHMQDGERFVGLGEKTGNLDRKGSGYTNWNSDTFGYRTDQDPIYSTIPFYIGIHHNLNYGIFLDNTFQSDFNFGASNNRFSSFGARGGEMNYYFIYHKHVADIINSYTNLTGRMKMPPLWSLGYQQNRYSYYPDTEVYRIAQTLREKKIPADGITLDIHYMDKYKVFTWDKTRFPDPAKLTSKLKDMGLRLTLIVDPGVKTEAGYPVYEDGVKNNVFIKYSDSTNYTGQVWPGWCHFPDFTSDKGRSWWHGQVKKYADVGVDGIWNDMNEIATWGQKTPDNVLFNYDGRNVSHLQGHNVYGLEMARASYEGYLKASGNKRPFMLTRAGYAGLQRYTAIWTGDNRAEEDHMLLGVRLLSSLGLSGVAFTGMDIGGFTGNPNVALYSRWMQIGAFSPYFRNHTAVNTKSAEPWAFGEEALEISRNFINLRYRLLPYLYSTFYEATQNGHPVVRSLAIDYTFDPKIYETQFQNQYGFGNSFMVAPFGGVDSFGAVYFPEGNWYNLYTDEQISGKQEKLTRVSINKLPVFVKESSIVPMQSLIQSTAEKPTDTLTLHIYKGNRNNNFVYYEDDGESYDYEKGSFYKRLMTYNAAAKQIVLNEAQGNRASKFKYIKVQLHGFDGKEKVTVNGRSVSYKKEFVSLLNPISTFDPQGTDNAPEGSNVQSLLIDNSKGRIVLAY, encoded by the coding sequence ATGAAGATTTTGAACAAAGTGCTTCCGGCTGCATTGTTAACCCTTTGTGCTGTTGCCGCAAGCTATGCACAAAGCCCGGCAGTTAAAGGCGCAGGTAATGTAAACCAGGTGCAAATAAACGGGCAGCAGGTTAAACTAACCACGCAAAACGCCTTTGCCGAAGTAACGGTTTACAGCCCATCGGTAATACGTGTGCGTATGGATAAGCAGCCGCTGCAGCCCGATTTTTCGTACGCTGTAATTGCTAAGCCGCAGCAAACCAAGGCAACCATCAATCAGGATAATAACCAGCTGAGCATCATTACCGATTCACTTAAACTCGTTATCAGCAAAAAGCCTTATGCGGTTGCTTTTTACACGCCCGACGGTAAGGTGATAAGCGAAGACGAAAAGGGATTGACCACCTCATGGGTTAATGAGTCGGTTACCACGTACAAGCACATGCAAGACGGCGAGCGCTTTGTTGGCCTGGGCGAAAAAACCGGTAACCTCGACCGTAAAGGCAGCGGCTACACCAACTGGAACTCCGACACGTTTGGCTACCGCACCGATCAGGACCCCATTTATTCGACCATACCATTTTATATAGGCATACACCATAACCTCAATTATGGTATTTTCCTCGATAATACTTTTCAAAGCGATTTTAACTTTGGGGCGAGTAACAACCGCTTCTCATCATTCGGTGCCCGTGGCGGCGAAATGAACTACTACTTCATTTACCACAAACACGTGGCCGATATTATCAACTCCTATACCAACTTAACCGGTCGCATGAAAATGCCACCGCTATGGAGCCTCGGCTACCAGCAAAACCGCTACAGCTACTACCCCGATACCGAGGTATACCGCATAGCACAAACCCTGCGTGAGAAAAAGATACCAGCAGATGGCATTACGCTCGACATCCACTACATGGATAAATACAAGGTGTTTACCTGGGATAAAACCCGTTTCCCCGACCCGGCCAAGCTGACAAGCAAGCTTAAAGATATGGGCTTGCGCTTAACCCTAATTGTTGACCCTGGCGTTAAAACCGAAGCCGGTTATCCGGTTTATGAAGACGGTGTAAAAAACAACGTCTTTATTAAATATAGCGACAGCACCAACTATACCGGGCAGGTATGGCCGGGCTGGTGCCACTTCCCCGATTTTACTTCGGATAAAGGCCGTAGCTGGTGGCATGGGCAGGTAAAAAAGTACGCCGATGTTGGTGTGGATGGCATTTGGAACGACATGAACGAGATTGCAACATGGGGCCAAAAAACACCCGATAACGTGTTGTTTAATTACGATGGCCGCAACGTATCGCACCTGCAGGGCCACAACGTTTACGGTTTAGAAATGGCACGCGCCAGCTACGAGGGCTACCTTAAAGCAAGCGGCAACAAACGTCCGTTTATGTTAACCCGTGCTGGTTATGCAGGCTTACAACGCTATACCGCCATTTGGACAGGTGATAACCGTGCCGAAGAAGACCACATGCTTTTGGGTGTACGTTTACTAAGCAGCCTGGGTTTAAGCGGTGTAGCTTTTACCGGTATGGATATTGGCGGTTTTACCGGCAACCCTAACGTTGCTTTATATTCACGATGGATGCAGATAGGCGCATTTAGCCCATACTTCCGTAACCATACGGCGGTTAATACCAAATCGGCCGAGCCTTGGGCATTTGGCGAGGAAGCGCTGGAGATTTCGCGCAACTTTATTAACCTGCGTTACCGCCTGCTGCCTTATTTGTATTCTACATTTTATGAGGCAACCCAAAACGGTCACCCGGTAGTGCGCTCATTGGCTATTGATTATACCTTCGACCCTAAAATTTACGAAACCCAGTTTCAAAATCAATATGGCTTTGGCAACAGCTTTATGGTGGCTCCTTTTGGAGGCGTGGATAGCTTTGGAGCCGTATATTTTCCCGAAGGCAACTGGTACAATTTGTATACCGATGAGCAGATAAGCGGCAAGCAGGAAAAACTAACCCGTGTGAGCATTAATAAGCTGCCTGTATTTGTTAAAGAAAGCAGTATAGTACCCATGCAATCGCTCATACAAAGCACGGCCGAAAAACCTACCGATACGCTTACCCTGCACATTTACAAAGGCAACCGCAACAACAACTTTGTATACTATGAAGATGATGGCGAAAGCTACGATTACGAAAAAGGCTCGTTCTACAAACGATTGATGACTTACAATGCCGCCGCCAAACAGATCGTACTTAATGAAGCCCAAGGCAACCGCGCATCAAAATTTAAATACATTAAAGTGCAACTGCACGGTTTTGATGGCAAAGAGAAAGTTACCGTAAACGGTAGATCGGTTAGCTATAAAAAAGAGTTCGTATCGCTGTTAAACCCGATCTCAACCTTCGACCCTCAGGGTACCGACAATGCCCCTGAAGGCAGCAATGTACAAAGCCTGTTAATTGATAACAGCAAAGGACGCATTGTACTGGCCTACTAA
- a CDS encoding DUF6377 domain-containing protein yields MRLLFVVLLAVASWQQLAVAQSNNGLIDELKQEIGKKKQYDQQKEQTLEALKKQLNATPIQNADRFFDLCSSIYNEYKSYQYDSAYVYADKLYKLSIKVNNTSQTYQAKLKIAFIMLSSGLFKETFDNLKGINPQLLPDSARFDYYSLLTRANYDLAAFNNDKHYTPLYNSLANKYIDSAIALSKPGSYDYQYFSGYKALKNGKQQIAETTFNNLLRQKLNRHQYAIVTSTLSNLYLPKNQQKGVDLLIHAAIGDIQSSTKETVALLWLAEHLYKQGNNKDAYDFLQQAMADAEFYGARQRQLQISTVLPIVAAQQLSYSESERTRFLTYFLLITVLALVVIVITILLFKQLKAVQAQEKIIEDKNAELEATNNKLTEDARIKEDYIGHFFDSISMYITKLEKLKHSIETKLTLKKYDEIRATVTDINIKKEREQLFYTFDHVFLKIFPNFIAEFNALFEEKDQIWPREHEALTTDLRIFALMRLGITDVQAVANILEYTEKTIYVYKMRIKAKAKIHGDEFDSHIMRIKAV; encoded by the coding sequence ATGAGATTGCTGTTTGTGGTTCTTCTGGCTGTTGCTTCGTGGCAGCAGTTGGCGGTTGCACAAAGTAACAACGGGCTTATTGATGAGCTTAAACAAGAAATAGGCAAAAAAAAGCAATACGACCAGCAAAAGGAACAAACACTTGAAGCGCTTAAAAAGCAGCTGAATGCAACCCCTATACAAAATGCCGACCGGTTTTTTGACCTATGCAGCAGTATATACAACGAGTATAAATCATACCAATATGATTCGGCTTATGTATATGCCGATAAGCTTTATAAGCTTAGTATTAAAGTTAACAATACAAGCCAAACCTACCAGGCCAAATTAAAAATTGCCTTCATCATGCTGTCATCGGGCCTTTTTAAAGAAACCTTTGACAATTTGAAAGGCATCAACCCGCAATTATTGCCCGATAGCGCCCGGTTTGATTATTACTCGCTGTTAACACGTGCAAACTATGACCTTGCAGCCTTTAATAACGATAAGCACTACACGCCTTTATATAACTCCCTCGCCAATAAGTATATCGATTCGGCCATAGCTTTGAGTAAGCCCGGGTCGTACGATTATCAGTATTTTTCGGGATATAAAGCCCTGAAAAATGGGAAGCAGCAAATTGCCGAAACTACATTTAACAACCTGCTCAGGCAAAAACTTAACCGCCACCAGTACGCTATAGTAACATCTACCTTAAGCAACTTGTATTTGCCCAAAAATCAGCAAAAGGGAGTTGATCTGCTTATACATGCGGCCATTGGCGATATACAATCATCCACCAAAGAAACCGTGGCCCTGCTTTGGCTGGCCGAGCATTTATACAAGCAAGGCAATAATAAAGATGCTTATGATTTTTTGCAGCAAGCCATGGCCGATGCCGAGTTTTACGGCGCACGCCAGCGCCAGTTGCAAATAAGTACGGTATTACCCATTGTGGCCGCCCAGCAACTCAGTTACTCGGAAAGTGAACGTACCCGGTTTTTAACCTACTTTTTGCTCATCACGGTTTTGGCTTTGGTTGTAATAGTGATCACCATTTTATTGTTTAAGCAGTTAAAAGCGGTGCAGGCGCAGGAGAAAATAATTGAAGATAAGAATGCCGAACTGGAAGCCACCAATAACAAACTAACAGAGGATGCCCGAATTAAGGAGGATTACATCGGCCACTTTTTCGATTCGATCTCCATGTACATTACCAAGTTGGAGAAGTTGAAACACTCGATTGAAACCAAACTCACCCTCAAAAAGTATGATGAAATACGCGCAACCGTAACCGACATTAACATTAAAAAAGAGCGCGAGCAACTGTTCTACACGTTCGACCATGTGTTCCTGAAGATATTCCCGAATTTTATTGCCGAGTTTAACGCCTTATTTGAGGAAAAAGACCAGATATGGCCCCGCGAACATGAAGCTCTCACTACCGATCTGCGCATTTTTGCCCTCATGCGTTTGGGCATAACCGATGTACAGGCCGTAGCCAATATTTTAGAGTACACCGAAAAAACCATTTACGTTTACAAAATGCGCATTAAGGCCAAAGCCAAAATACATGGCGATGAATTTGATAGTCACATTATGAGGATTAAAGCAGTTTAA